AGGCGAGAAGGCCAGTGCAGCAGACCTGCTGGTTCTCAACGGAGCAGACcctgttgttgctgttggtggtctcggtggtggtggtggtggtgtcaCCGCCCTTGGGGGGACCAGCACCACGGCTGTCGTCTTGTCCACCACCGAGGATGGGCAGACCGAGACCGGGAGCCGGAGCTGCGGCCACAAcagcggcgagggcgaggatggaagCGAGAGTGAACTGCATTTTGAAGGTGGGTGGTAAAGATTGAATAAGATGAGTGAGTTGTGGAGTGTGTAGCGAGTGAGTGATGATTGCTGAAGATGCTGAAGCTGATGAGGAATTGAATGCAGTCGAGGGGCGGAAGAGTCTGGCTTTATAGTTGAGAAGCGTGATTGTGTGTTCTCACCTTCAAGAAAGAGATCAAGAGAAGCTATCCTCTGTTCCCCCCTTTGACTCCATCGCCAAGAGAATGCAACACTCCTCTGGATTCTCATGGCCCTCACACAGAGACTCGATTCAGTCACGGTTTGTCTCGGGCACCAACTGCCGGGAGATCAGCCAGTGCCGATGTCGATCTTCCGCTCAGGCCCAGTAACCGTCACAGGGCTGAAGATCGCCCCGAGATCCGGTCGGCAGTTCAAAGCCTGACTGCCGAATGAGAAGCCCAGGAACTTTTGCAGCGGCTACCCGTCCTCTGCAAATATTCGGTCGTCTCTCGGCCGGATGGTGCTTGCGCTATGTGACGTCAATGGGAACTATGGGAAACTGCCAGAGCACGGAGTTTCCCATGGGATTTGCAGTGTTATGCAGCCAGGGGAAACCCCGTAATGGGAGATTGAGGTTTTGGATAACAGTAGCATCATACTGCAGATGCATAGCCGAAATAGGTAATGACGGACGGCCCGGCTTGCAACTATTGGACACAGCAACGTCGTCATTCTGCTTCCCTTCCCCAGCTGTGTGGTAAGCGGCGGTAGGATGCCAGGTACTATCAGAACCTTAAGCTAATTTCTGAGGGGAATCAAAGGCTGTTGGCCGAATTTGGTGTTCGTGTTCTGGGTTGGAGCTGTAAAAGGGCCGTTTGTAAGCCACACCGTTGGCAGAaacctttttcttttaagCCACATCATTTCAAGAGAAGAGCCGTGAATCCCCGTGACAGCTAGCTACATCTTCATATTTCCATTTATTCTTGTACGATTTACTTGTTTGACAAGCTCAAACATACCGATACGTGCATGCTGGCTACATGCTACCCAGTATTAGATGGATAGCTAGACTCCGGTCTGTAGACTAATCGCCACGAGAGGCTAAGTCATACCAACTGAAGCCTGCGAGATCTAGATAATTAGCTGTGTTGTGTTAAGGCTGCAGTGATCGACAGGTAGGTCTCTTTATCGTAGTATTGTCGGCATCCGTCTCAAATACTAATTGACGCGAATGTTGGTATTCGTCGCGTCCCTGCACGTCCAAACTCACTCAATGAAGATCACTTCTAGATACAGATAGTGCCCAGGCGTAAGGGACACCCGGATAGCAATGGCAACTGCCTCTCGGTCTATCTTTCCGGGTACACAGGACCTTGACATACGTGCATCAATAAGAAAGCTGCCAGTACCGACTACGCTCATCCACCATCCTCTCCTGACCTCATTTCCGAATCATGCAGACGATTTCTACAAAATAAAGCGACGGGCTATCGGCAACATCCTTCTGTGTAGGGAGATCTGAAAGTTTCCTGTGCCCTGTATTTGATTCCGCCTCGACTAACGCGTCGTGGTCTTGACTTTTCTGCTGGTTTGTAGCCCGGAGATGGATGAAACTCCCCGCAATGGCTTCAACAGGTGCCGTAGTGCAAACTGAAAGGAAACTTCTCGGTGTTATTCTACGTAATCTGTGTCTATGGTGTGTGGTATTGGTGATGGCAGGCCAGTGAGACAGAACGCGTGATGTTTGTTTTCgccaactttgtcaaggccaACTCTGCCAACCTgtttctccttggcctcaatcCCGGATCTCAGTTTCCACAGGCTCTGGGGATGTGTAGACGTTTGGGGACTCGTGACCGTGGTCTGAAAAGTCCTGGCCCATTGTGTGCAGCTTGCACTAGATCCCTGCCCATCGATTGCTAACGCAATGTACAGCACATGGGGAAGGGCTGGCCAGTCAGATAACTACCGAGTAGAGAGTCAAATATATCAGACTCCAGGGTAGACCAGCACACGTTGTCTGTGTTTCGTGAGCTTTCACCTGTGATAGCATGGCTATCGCTCAGTCACTGTTGAACCGGCCTGCAGGATAATGGAGCCTCTTCCGGAATATGTCTGTATCGAGATTCAAGTTTGTGTATATGTGAAGCTCGAAAAGTTTCTGTATACGTTCCTTCGTAACCCTGACAATTTGTAAAAAGAAAACCTTGGAACTTGGTCACGTATTGTGATCTCAGAAGTCACATCATATCAATCATACTATTCATTTGTCGCTCATATACTATTCATTTGTCGCTCATATACTGCTCGGAGTATCCATGTATCCCAAGACGTACTATTATCTACTTCAAGTCTTCAATGAAGGTCGAAGAGGCCTTGTTCTGATCAGATAAGTGCTCTTCTCGCCATGAGCAGGCTAGTTCGCTGCCTTTTTGGGAGCCCTCGAGTATAGCTGCTGtccatccttctcaaagCCAGCAATAACATCCTGTCCCTTGTCGCTCACTAGCCACTTGACAAATGCAGCAGCCTCGTCAGCGTTGGGTGCCTTTGCGCCGATTAAGGCCCGGGCAGGGTTCAGAAGGAGATCATCGGCGTCGTCGGAACCAGCCTTGTAGATTTTGGTCTGGTTCCTTAGTTCGGCGTCAAGAGATAAAATGGTGCCTCGGTCTGTGATGGTGTACTCGTTTAGGAGAATGGCGGCGGTGAGAGCCTGGATTGGGAACGCGATGTATTGGTGATACCAAGTCGAGTACGCGGTGGCCCACGGGACCTGTTTGAAGATTAATACGGTTGTAGGTAACAGGAAATGATGGTACATACTTGTCCGATGCCAGCCCAGAGAAGGGTCTCTTTGATGTTGGTCGCAGACTTGTCATAGCGACTGAGGAAGCGAACAGGCGGATTGGTAGCACTCCCCTCAGCCGCCTCGTGGAGGGTGGCAAACATGGTAAGAATGTCATCCGACTCGGAGAGGTTGGCAGGGTTACGCTTTGGACCGATGAGCAGGAAGTGGTCACGGAAGGCATAGTAGCTGGGCGACTTCGCAATGCCTTGCTTAATCGAGATGTTCTCAGCTGCCTCATTGTACGTGATGCCCACGTCGGCGTCTCCCGTCTTGAGATACTGGATGCTGTAATACGTATCGCTCTTGATCCAAGCTACTTGGAAGGGCTTCTCGCCATCCGTGACTCGATCTTTGATGTATGCATTGGCGAGCTCTGTGGTGTGTTAGCGGGAAGGTTCACCTGCCACACTGTGAGCCTACCTTTGATTAGGCCGCTTTGACCGGCACCTCCATTGGCGATGCGCAGCTTGATGGAGTCGTTCTTAGCGAAGTCAAAGCCTCCACTATAAACGGCCTCAGGCTCGACTGCGACGCAGCTtccgagaagaagagcggCAACAACAAACAGTCTCATGGCTCTAGTCAAGTCGCGTGCACTTCTGGTTGGCGAGAGAgtgtaaaaaaaaaagaggtgaGATCCTGGGGACCGATGAGAAAGTCAACCATCCATTTTTCGTTGAGGCGAAAGGGGCCTTTAAATCAGAATTCATCGCGACAGAGATTCAGCTCAGCTCGCCTCAATCCGCACTAGTCAGACCATGTCTCAGAAGCTATTGCGAGCTTCAAGTCAGCGCATCCACCATGGGCAAGGATCGACATAAGCACAGCGGCACAAACCATTAGCTCGCCAGGGAGCAAGCCAGAGGTCTTATGGGTGGGTGGTACAGTAGCTGCAGCATCTTCATGACAGCTTCCGTAGGCGCCGGACTGCATATTTGTCGATGAAGGGCCGCGTCTCTGGGAGTATATGTCGATATGGTTCTACGCGAGTGAAGAATGGTGATGCAGGATGAGCCGTAACTTTGCATCCAGAAGGTGGGCATGACCCATGTTTGTTTTGATCGGCATTGAATGCTGCAGAGTGTGGACGACGCTGCGTTTTCACATTCCTTGTCTTATTCACACACGAATCAGGTCCCTTCTTACAGGAGGTTGGGGTGACAGCCATTGCCGACAGCTGTCATACGTACTCATTAACCGCCTAGGCCGCCGCCTAAGACACATTAGCTCCCTGACCACCCTTGCTGATGGTCGATCACAATTGATCCTAGAAGTTTAGCTGGACGAGTCCGTTAACTACACGTCAACATCACTAGCCAGTCTTGGAAAACCAAGCCAATTTGGCGGCCGCGATTCACCAGCCAGCTTGAAGGAGACTGGCTCACAACGCCACATCGTTTCCACCGCCGCCGGCTGGACAAGATCACAGCCGAGGTAACCAGTGAGAGAGTGCTTCATCCTTGTACTTGTCATGAAGAAAGCGTTTTTAAGCTTGCAGATCCTAGTCCGCTAGTCAAATTTGACTGAATGGCATGGCGGTGAGGATTTGTGCGATGTCGCAATTTGTGTATTACATCTTCTCTTGAACCTATGGCTGACAAGACTTTAGCCAAACTGAGTTTACTCCCGCGCAAGAAGAGCGGATGCATCGTACTTTCAATTCGTTGAGAAAGGGTAGGAGCTTTGACATTCACTAATTTGGCCTGATTTAGAGGAAGCAGAGAACCCCAAGGAAGTACATTCGCCTGACGGACCCCGACCTAGCTTCTGGGGGGCATTCATAGTGCAATACTTGCTTCTAagcttcatcctcggtgCCTGAAATATTTAGAAAAGCTCGTCATTGTAACTTGGTGTGAGTAATCAAGGAAATCGTAGTAAGGATGGTCTCTTATCATAAGAGCAGTCACAAGCACCCTACTAATTAAGCTTTGTTTACTTGAATGGGAACTTGTTGGCTGTTTTTCAGAACCTGAGTATATTCGGTTACTTTTTCTATCTCAACGTTGCGCAGTAGGGGCAAAACGCCTCTGCGATCAATATACTCTCTATCTTACACTTTACCTGCGATGCCCGTATCTACAGGTTGTGGTGCTCATTGCAGTACTCGCAGAGGTTGCCACCAGGGAAGGTGACGATGTTGCGGCAGTCGCACTTGGTGCAGGTGCAGACAGGGTTAGCCATGTCGACAGGGGCCGCGGTGGTGGCAGTCTCGGCAGTGGTGCCggtcttggtggtgttggcgtGAGAGCACATGGTGATTGTGGTGTAGTGTGTTCTGTGATTTGTGGTAAAAGAGTTGCTCGATGGCAAAGTGTGTTGTTGAGTGTTAAGTGTTGGTTCTTGTTGTGGTTGTGTGTgagtgttgatgatgagaagaaagTCTGGCTTAAGTTGGGAGGCACTGTTGTTTTTATCAATCATTGGAAAAGCGTTTATGTCAATACTGCTTCCTGTCCGATGGATGAGCTTGTGGTATGGTCGCGACCAAGCCCTCGAACACTCTTGTTCAGCAAAGGGCCTTGCCTCAAGCAGGGCCAATGCGTTGCAAGAATACCATTGAACATCATTTTTCATGTTGCGCTCAGCAAGTCCAGTCTTTGAGCCAAGCTGAAAACTTACCACTAATGAGCCCAGTGTTCACAATTATTCTATATGAAGAACTATCAAGGTATAGTGCATGGTCATGCACAATATGTTCTTTGTTATCTTGGCTGATAACTTCTTTTTGAGGCTTCACTACGTTCACATGATACTTCCAGAACAGAGGGAAAACCTTAAAGGCTGCAACTCTTTTTGTTCAAGATTTTCTTAATTGGTCGGCCCTTTAGGAGAATAGAATGGGCGTCACATTGCTTAAGCAAAATTCATACGATGGCTTCCTTAATGAAGTGGCTAGAGTACTCTTTGTTGAACAACAATACTGAGAATCAACAACGAACATAGCTTCCACCAGCTTTACACTTGAGCCACCAAAGAACCTGGGAGTGCTCGGAGGCGCCATCTAAATCGCAAAGAGAGCCATCAACACAACGCCCATCAACCCAACAGAGGCAACAACTCTgctaccaccaccaacagctGGAGTGTGAGCCACAGTCCCAGAGGAAGACATAGGGGTAGCTCCAGATCTTGTTCCATTCCCTCCACAAGTGGCTGTCTGCTTGAGTAGCTTCAGCTCATCACCCACAGCACCAGTGTCGCCTCGAATAAACCGCCAACGCAGCTCGCTCTCATCAATAATGGACATCTTTCCAAATCCAAAGTGAGTCTGGTCAAGAACCTGAGTAAAGTTCTTGATCGGCTCATCTTTAGCCAAGAAGCTGTGACTCTCGATATTTCCAGCAGCACCGTTGGTGATATGGGTAATTGACTTGCCGTTGTTGACGCGGTAGGTGCTGTTATCAATGACGGAGCCCATGTCGATGGTTCCGTTGAAACCCATTGGCAGGAGTCGCTCATACCAGTGGATGTGTCCGGCGATGTAAACATCCACACCATGCTTGAGCATCAACTCTTCCCAAGCAGCACGCATGTTGACCTGGTACGTAGAGACCTCGGAGCTGTAAAGTGGACGGTGAGACATGACGATGACCCAGGGAGTCTTGCATCGGTCAACGCTGGCAAGGTCCTTCTCAAGCCATTGATACTGTTGATAAgccttcttgtcgttgatgtCTCCGCCAACCTTTCCAAACGGACCAGAGTCGGTCACATAGGTGTCTCCGGGAACAAGAGTGTCgttgtgcttcttggccttgtcacGCGCAAAAGATGACTCTGGGCTGTTGGGGTAATCCGTCTCACCATTGAGCGAGACAAAGTGGGCGAGGCCATAGTCGAAGGAATACCAAAAGTTGCCGACGCCGCCGGAAACATCGCCCGGCATCTGGAAACGATATTGATAGGCGGTAAAGTTGCGCTGGGACGGCGGGCAGCTGTAGTAGGTAAGGTTGGAAGTCTTGGAGGtgccgttggccttgtcctcgtTGAGATAGGCAGTCAATTCGTTGTTGGGACCGTCAAACTCTGAGCAAGTTGCCTCGTGGTTGCCGGGGAGGACCATGTATGGGATCTTGGTAGTGATAGCACCCATCCACTGCTGCCAGAG
This region of Fusarium keratoplasticum isolate Fu6.1 chromosome 7, whole genome shotgun sequence genomic DNA includes:
- a CDS encoding Purple acid phosphatase, with translation MNRLAVAAILSCGAIAAPSIEGRDVDETYPYTGPEVPVGDWVDPSVNGNGKGFPRLVEPPAVKPKRENPTNNVNVISLSYWPKGINVHFQTPFGLGESPSVRWGKSPDSLINTAHGSSKTYDRTPPCSMIKAVTQCSQFFHNVEINGLEPDTTYYYQIPAANGTTESDVLSFKTARPAGDSKGFTALVINDMGYTNAQGTHKYLEKAVDDGASFAWHGGDISYADDWYSGILPCTDDWPLCYNGTDTELPGGGPIPEEYKTPLPKGEIPNQGSPQGGDMNVIYESNWDLWQQWMGAITTKIPYMVLPGNHEATCSEFDGPNNELTAYLNEDKANGTSKTSNLTYYSCPPSQRNFTAYQYRFQMPGDVSGGVGNFWYSFDYGLAHFVSLNGETDYPNSPESSFARDKAKKHNDTLVPGDTYVTDSGPFGKVGGDINDKKAYQQYQWLEKDLASVDRCKTPWVIVMSHRPLYSSEVSTYQVNMRAAWEELMLKHGVDVYIAGHIHWYERLLPMGFNGTIDMGSVIDNSTYRVNNGKSITHITNGAAGNIESHSFLAKDEPIKNFTQVLDQTHFGFGKMSIIDESELRWRFIRGDTGAVGDELKLLKQTATCGGNGTRSGATPMSSSGTVAHTPAVGGGSRVVASVGLMGVVLMALFAI